In Erwinia sp. SLM-02, the genomic window CGGGATATATTAGTTCAGGTTTAATCAGCGAGAACATATTTCATCTGGGTGAACTCGGTGTATTTGGAATATCTGACCAGGCCGCATTTGCCTCCGCCACCTTCCTTGGCCTGTTCCTCGGTGCCAGCCTGCTGGCGCCTCATGCCGACCGCTTTGGCCGCCGCATGACCTTTATGTTTGCGCTGGCCTGGTACGGCTGCTTCTCCATGCTGATGGCGTTCCAGAGCCAGGCGGAGTGGATCATCTTCTGCCGCTTCCTGGTGGGCATCGGTCTGGGTATTGAGCTGGTGACCATCGACACCTACCTCAGCGAATGCGTCCCGTCGCGGCTGCGCAGTAAAGCCTTTGCTTTTGCCTTCTTTGTGCAGTTCCTCTCGGTTCCCGCCGTCGCGCTGATGTCCTGGTGGCTGGTACCGCAGACTATTTTGGGCCTGACCGGCTGGCGCTGGGTGGTGATCGCGGGTGCGGTATGCTCAATGGTTATCTGGCTGGTGCGGAAAAATCTGCCGGAGTCGCCGCGCTGGCTGGCGCAGCAGGGCCGGCACCAGGAGGCTCATCAGGTGGTCAGCGGCCTGGAAATCCGCTGCGGCGTGCCGGTGACCGCACCGGACGCGGCCGACATCGATACGGGAGCCACGCAGAAACCGCAGGGGCGCTTTCGTGATATCTGGCGGCCGGAGTATCGCCAGCGTACGCTGATGCTGGTGGTGATGAATATCTTCCAGGCGATTGGCTTCTTCGGCTTCGGCAACTGGCTGCCCGCACTGCTGTCGGGCAAGGGGGCCAGCATCACCCACAGCCTGCTGTATGCCTTTTTTATCACCCTCGCCTATCCGCTGGGCTCGCTGATTTGTAGCCGCTATGCGGACAAGATCGAGAATAAGTGGCAGATCGTTCTGTCATCGCTGATGACGGTGATTTTCGGCACGCTGTTCGCCCTGCAGACTAACCCGCTGCTGCTGATTATCTGCGGCTTCTGCATCACCTACTCAAACGCCTGGCTGACCTTCAGCTATCACGCCTACCAGACCGAGGTGTTTCCCACCTTTATCCGCGCGCGCGCCGTCGGGTTCTGCTACTCGTTCAGCCGTCTTTCCACGGTGTTCAGCAGCATTATTATCGGCATGATTTTGCAGGTGGCGGGAACGCAGGGGGTGGTGGCCTTTATCGTCGTCAGCATGCTGATTGTGATGCTGACCATCGGCATCTTCGGGCCGAAGACGCGCGGTATCAATCTGGATGATATCTGACAAAAACACAGGGGCGACACGGCGTCGCCCCTGACGCTTCACGCGGGTCAGAACTCTTTTAGGCGATCTTCGGAGGGCTGAGGGCGGCCGAAATAGTAGCCCTGGAACAGCGTACAGCCCTCTTCCTTCAGCCGTTCAAACTGCTCGTTGCTCTCCACCCCTTCGGCGGTGATCTGAATATCCAGACTGCGGCTCATACCGGTAATCGCCCGGATAATCGCCAGCGCCTCGCGGCTGTCTTTCATATCGTTGATAAACGACTTGTCAATTTTGATTTTGTCGAACGGGAACGAGCGCAGATAGCTCAGCGATGAGTAGCCGGTCCCAAAATCATCCAGCGCGATACGCACGCCCAGCGCCTTCAGCTTCTGCAGGATATCGATATTCACCGAAGTATTATCCAGCAGCACCGACTCGGTGATCTCCACCTCCAGGCGATTCGGTGCCAGGCCGGACTCTTTCAGCGCCGCTTCCACCACCGACACCAGCGCGCTGTTTTTAAACTGCATCGGCGACAGGTTTACCGCCACGCTCTGCCCGTCCGGCCAGCTGGCCGCTTCACGGCAGGCTTCATGCAGCGCATAGGCGCCCAGGCTGTGGATCAGGCCGGTTTCCTCGGCAATCGGGATAAAATCCATCGGCATAATCATGCCTTTTTCCGGGTGGTGCCAGCGCATCAGCGCCTCATAGCCAATAATATGCTGATGCTGATTATTGGTAATCGGCTGATAGTACAGCCTGAGCTGGCGGCAGCTTATCGCTTCGCGCAGGTCGTTTTCAATCATCCGCCGCTTCGCCGCCAGTTCGCCCATCTGTTCGGTAAAGTACTCGAAGCGGTTACGCCCGTTACGCTTGGCTTCATACAGCGCCATATCGGCACAGCGCAGCAGGTGCTCCGGCGTACTGATCCCGCGCTCGGCAATGGCAATCCCGATGCTCAGGCCGACGGAAAGGTTGTGACCGTCGACGTTGAACGGCGGACGAATGGTTTCGATCAGGCGGCTGGCAACGATTTCCGCCTCTTCCGCCTGCTTCAGGCCCGGCAGCACGATAGAGAACTCATCGCCGCCGGTCCGCGCCAGCGTATCCTGCTCACGCAGCACGCTGCGCAGCCTCACCGCCACGGTTCGCAGCAGATCGTCGCCAACCTGATGGCCCAGCGCATCGTTAACGTTTTTGAAGTTATCCAGATCGAGGCACAGCGTGGCGGTAATCTTGCGCTCTTCACGATCGGCACGCAGCGCGTCGTTGAGACGCTGGCTGAACAGCACGCGATTCGGCAGGCTGGTCAGATTATCGTGATGCGCCATATGGTGGATACGCGCATCGGCGGCGCGCTGATCGGTAACATCATCGGCGATCAGCAGCACGTAGTTATGGGTAGCGTCGTTGCCGCGAATAATCGAGGCCGTGGCGTTGATAATCCGATCGCGCCCGTGGCTGTCCAGCAGGCGTTCGCTGCGGTGCATCCCTCCTTTGCGCTGTGCGGCATCGGAAAGCTGCATAAAATATTCGCCCATTTCCAGCGTCATACACTGCGAGAGCTTCTTGCCAACAAAATCTTCCTGCACGCCGCCGAGCAGCTGCTGCGCCTTACCGTTGATCAGCAGAATTTCACGGGTGACCACGTCTTCCACAATCACGCTGGACGGGATATTGGTCACGATGGTATCGAGAAAGGTCGACAGCGCGGCCATTTTTTCGCTGTGACGTTCCGCCAGCTCGCGGGCTTCGCGCATTTGCTCTTCATATTCGCGCAGCTCGGTACAGTCGCGGGTAATCTTAGCAAAACCCAGCAGTTCACCGCTGTCGGTACGAATCGCATCAATAACCACATGGGCCCAAAAGGCACTGCCGTCCTTACGATAGCGCCAGCCTTTACTTTCGTAACGGCCGGTGTCGCGGGCGATGCCCAGACCGTGCTGTGGTAATCCCTTTTTCTGATCCTGGTCGCTGTAAAAGCAGCTGAAATTTTTACCGATAATCTCGTCCGGCATATACCCTTTGGCCCGCTGGGCGCCCGTATTCCAGTTCGCGACGGTACCGTCCGGCTTCAGCATATAAATGGCGTAGTCAACTACACTCTGAACCAGAAGCCGATACATTACATCTGAGTTTTCATTCATTATTATTTTCACCCGGTTGCTGACAGTCATTTCGCTTCAATGAAAAGATTCTGTCGGCATGCAATCAATACGCCATCGGATGGCGTACACGCTGATCCTGCCCACATCCTGTGGAAACACGACTCCTGTCGTGCCTGCGACGAACAGTCTCCCTGGGAGGGTCAAAAAACGCTGTATGCCCAGATCCGTTTCGCCTGGTACTCCGTCGGCGTTCATTATCTGCTTTGTTGAATAAACATTCAAAATGCAAATCGCGTTTTTTCGTTAATCTGACTTCATTTGTCAGTAAATAGTGGGCTTCAGGCAGAGAAAATAGAGCAGTCAGGTGAAAATTCAGCATAAGGAACAATTTTTTGCCCTGAGATTCCACCTGGAAATTAATGGAAACACTGTTAGTGAGATTCCTCACAAACATTCACGGTATAACCATCAAAAATTCGCTGTGGAGTTTCTATGTTCAAATCCTTTTTCCCCCGGCCTCTGTTGTTCTTCAGCAGCGCGGCACTGTGGAGCCTGATGGCGATTCTGTTCTGGTTCGGTTTTGCCGGTAGCCATCTCGCGCACATGATGCAGTTCTCCCCGGTAGCCCTCGGCCCCTTACCGAATAATGCGCTGTGTTTTATTGCGCCTGGCGAACTCGGCTTCTACAGCTACTATGTGCTGGCGGCGCTGCTGTTTGCCGGCTTCTGGGCGCTGTTCAGCCCGCATCCGTGGCAGCGCTGGTCGGTACTCGGCAGCACGCTGATTATCTTTGTCACCTGGTTTTCCGTGCAGGTCGGCGTAGCGATCAACCGCTGGTACGAACCCTTTTACGATCTGGTGCAGCGGGCGATGGCGCATCCGAATACGGTAAAAATCGACACGCTTTACGGCCAGATTGGCGGCTTCCTCAGCATCGCGCTGATTGCCGTGGTGATCGACGTCCTGAACCTGTTTTTCATCAGCCACTACGTTTTCCGCTGGCGCTCAGCGATGAATCATTACTATATGTCGCACTGGTCGCGCCTGCGCGGGATTGAGGGCGCGGCACAGCGCGTGCAGGAAGACACCATGCGCTTCGCCTCCACGCTGGAAGATATGGGGGTCAGCTTTATTAATGCGGTGATGACGCTGATTGCTTTCCTGCCGGTGCTGGTCGCCCTGTCGGTGCATGTCAAAACCGTGCCGATTATCGGCAGTGTGCCTTATGCGTTAGTGATCGCGGCCGTCGCGTGGTCCATTCTGGGCACCGGACTGCTGGCGGTGGTGGGCATCAAGCTGCCGGGGCTGTCTTTCCGCAATCAGCGGGTGGAGGCCGCCTATCGTAAAGAGCTGGTGTACGGCGAAGACGACCCGCAGCGCGCTCAGCCACCCACGGTTAAATCGCTGTTTTACAACGTGCGCATCAATTATTTCCGCCTCTATTTTCACTATCTCTACTTTAATATCGTGCGTATTTTCTACATCCAGCTGGATGCCGTATTCAGTATTTTTGTGCTGTTTCCGTCGATTGTCAGCGGGGCGATAACGCTCGGACTGTTAACGCAGATCACCAACGTCTTCGATCAGGTGCGCGGCTCGTTCCAGTATCTGATTAATTCGTGGACCACGCTGGTTGAACTGATGTCGATCTACAAGCGTCTGCGCAGCTTTGAGCATACGCTGGACGCGATGCCGGAGGCAGAAAGCACGGTCTGATGGCGTACTGAGCTGTTGAGGTGCAAGGGTGCTGAGGTGCTGAGGTGCTGAGGTGCTGAGGTGCTGAGGTGCTGAGGTGCAGGAGTCTGGCGTCAGGAATGATGGCCGCCAGTCGAAGCGGCCATCGTGAGCAGTCAGGTTATTTTCCGGCCAGTGCGGCGAACACTTTCTCAACCGCACAGGCACCGGGATCTTTCACCCCGTCCAGGCTTTCCGCATTCAGGTACGAAGCCCGCCCGGCACCGGCGCTGCGCATTCCACTGGTGCTGTCCGCCCCCTTCCGGGCAGCGTCCGCCACCGCGGTCAGATCCTGGCCCTGAACCAGCGCGGCAAAGGCCGGGTGCAACGCGTCAATCATCGTGCGCTGCCCAACCTGCGCCCCGCCGTAGTGCTGCATCCGTTCCAGACCGTAGCTCAGCGCCTGTGGCAGCGGCTCGCCCTCTTCCAGGCGCTGGCCGGCGGCGGTAAACATAATCGACATCAGTACGCCGCTGGAGCCGCCCATCACCGTCGCCAGTTTTTCGCCAATAACGTTAAGCAGCGAGCCGGTACTGTCGAGCGGCAACGCCTTCTCTTCGCAGGCTTTAAGAATACTTTTCGCCCCGGCAGCAAAGGTTGAACCGGTATCGCCATCGCCCACCTTCGCATCAAGATTGTTCAGTTCGCTTTCCAGGCTTATCAACGTCTGGCAAATGGTGGTCAGTAGCGCCGCCACGTTGTCGTTGGCTGAGGGAACGAACGTCTGCTGCCGATCGAGCGTTTTTGCCGGCACTTCCAGCTGCGCTGAAGGCGTCAGCGCCACCGTCCAGCCTGCGGCTTCAACCGGTGAGAGCAGCGCTTTCTCCAGCCCGTCATCCAGTCGCAGCACCGAGAGGGAAAATCCTTTCATATCCAGCGCGCTGACCAGCGTCGCCGGCCCGAGCAGCAGGCGCACCCGTTTCCCGATGGGCGAGTGCAGCACTTCCCGCGTCAGCACCGCCATCTCCAGCATGGAAAAACCACCCAGGTTGTTGATCAGCAGCGCCAGCGGCGCATCGCCAGTATGCGCTGCCAGCCGCTGTACCATCTGTGCAACAACCTCCACGCTGTTCTGGGTTTTTAAGGTGGAAGCGCCGGGCTCCCCGTGGATGCCCATCCCTAACTCGCAGGTTCCGGGCTTAACGCGATCGTCGCGCGCCTCACCGGGAATGTGGCAGCTGCTGAACGCCACGCCGATGGAGGCGGTCGATGCGATCGCACGCTGGGCCACGGCGGCCACGTCAGCCAGACTCTGGCCCTGCTCTGCCGCAAAGCCGGCGATCTTGTGCACCAGCGCCGTGCCCGCAATGCCGCGCGGCTGGGGGTTATCCGGCAGCGCAATATCATCCTGCACCATCACCATTTCCACGCGATAGCCCAGCCGTTTGGCCTTTTCCGCCGCCAGCCCGAAATTCAGGCGATCGCCGGTGTAGTTCTTAACGATCAGCAGGCAGCCCGCCTCCCCGGTGACATTGATAATGGCGTGCAGCACCGCATCAACGCTGGGCGAAGCAAAGACATCGCCACACACGGCGGCGGTCAGCATCCCTTTGCCGACAAAACCAATATGCGCAGGCTCATGCCCGGAACCACCGCCGGAAATCAGGGCGACCTTCGAACGATCCCAGTCGCTTCGCACCACCACGCGCAGATCGCTACCCAGCGCGAGGCGGCTAAGATTATGAAAAGGCGTACTTAACAGTGCCCCTTCAATCGCCTCATTGACCAGCTGCTGTTTGTCGTTCATAAAAAACTGACTCATCTTATCTCCTTATCTCAGGGATGCACTCTGCCCGGGTGGCAACCTGCACGATGCCCTAACTGTAGTAAAAATCCGCGAGACAATCGTTACTCAAACGGCGCAATACGCAACGATCGCTTTTTTAATCTGGTTAGTTAACTAAGTAATAATATCGACGTAAATTAAAATGCATCTGATGACGTCATTTCGCATTATTCCGATCATAATTAATTACAATATTTAGCGAAAATAAAGGCTAACAATTTCAGGGGAGTGAAAGAGCTGTCTTTGATACGCATTATTCATATTCTGCAAAAAATGAAATATAAAATTTAAATTGCAGCATCAATCACAATTCCGAGGGATGAATATGAAAAATAATTCAAAAACGGCTACAAATAAGGCAGATGTTCAAATAAGATCGTTATCAGCCTGGCACGTTATATCCCTAAGCCACCTGTTAAAGACAGCATAAAGGTAGATATCCTTCCGAAAGACCATCATATAAAACGCTGACACCAGGGCGTCTAAAGGGGGCAGATTATGCGATCTGTTCCTTTTTTTTCGTCCTGTCACTTTTCAGCATCAGGTTGTCAGCTTTGCGTCAGTCAACGCCCCGTCGCCATCGCAGAATAGAGCCTCTATCACAAGGAGGAATCACCATGCTGCAACAACCCCACGACAAGTACCGCGCTTTCCCGCCGGTGGCGCTGAGCGATCGCCAGTGGCCGGGTAAGACGCTGACCCAGGCACCCCGCTGGCTCTCTACCGATCTGCGCGATGGTAATCAGTCGCTGGCCGAGCCGATGGACGGTACGCGTAAGAAGCTGTTCTGGCAGCTCCTGTTGCAGTGTGGATTTAAGGAAATAGAAGTGGCGTTCCCTTCAGCGTCGCAAACCGATTTCAATTTCGTTCGCGAGCTGATTGAACAGAGGATGATCCCGGATGACGTGTCGATTCAGGTGCTAACCCAGGCGCGCAGCGATCTGATTGACCGCACGTTTGTCTCCCTGGAGGGCGCGAAAAACGCCACGGTGCATCTCTATAACGCCACCGCGCCGGTATTTCGCCGG contains:
- a CDS encoding MFS transporter; its protein translation is MSEACAPGIPSPQNNPIKYNKLSDRLDALPATAGLWRFIALLSLGGFFELYDLFQTGYISSGLISENIFHLGELGVFGISDQAAFASATFLGLFLGASLLAPHADRFGRRMTFMFALAWYGCFSMLMAFQSQAEWIIFCRFLVGIGLGIELVTIDTYLSECVPSRLRSKAFAFAFFVQFLSVPAVALMSWWLVPQTILGLTGWRWVVIAGAVCSMVIWLVRKNLPESPRWLAQQGRHQEAHQVVSGLEIRCGVPVTAPDAADIDTGATQKPQGRFRDIWRPEYRQRTLMLVVMNIFQAIGFFGFGNWLPALLSGKGASITHSLLYAFFITLAYPLGSLICSRYADKIENKWQIVLSSLMTVIFGTLFALQTNPLLLIICGFCITYSNAWLTFSYHAYQTEVFPTFIRARAVGFCYSFSRLSTVFSSIIIGMILQVAGTQGVVAFIVVSMLIVMLTIGIFGPKTRGINLDDI
- a CDS encoding EAL domain-containing protein — its product is MNENSDVMYRLLVQSVVDYAIYMLKPDGTVANWNTGAQRAKGYMPDEIIGKNFSCFYSDQDQKKGLPQHGLGIARDTGRYESKGWRYRKDGSAFWAHVVIDAIRTDSGELLGFAKITRDCTELREYEEQMREARELAERHSEKMAALSTFLDTIVTNIPSSVIVEDVVTREILLINGKAQQLLGGVQEDFVGKKLSQCMTLEMGEYFMQLSDAAQRKGGMHRSERLLDSHGRDRIINATASIIRGNDATHNYVLLIADDVTDQRAADARIHHMAHHDNLTSLPNRVLFSQRLNDALRADREERKITATLCLDLDNFKNVNDALGHQVGDDLLRTVAVRLRSVLREQDTLARTGGDEFSIVLPGLKQAEEAEIVASRLIETIRPPFNVDGHNLSVGLSIGIAIAERGISTPEHLLRCADMALYEAKRNGRNRFEYFTEQMGELAAKRRMIENDLREAISCRQLRLYYQPITNNQHQHIIGYEALMRWHHPEKGMIMPMDFIPIAEETGLIHSLGAYALHEACREAASWPDGQSVAVNLSPMQFKNSALVSVVEAALKESGLAPNRLEVEITESVLLDNTSVNIDILQKLKALGVRIALDDFGTGYSSLSYLRSFPFDKIKIDKSFINDMKDSREALAIIRAITGMSRSLDIQITAEGVESNEQFERLKEEGCTLFQGYYFGRPQPSEDRLKEF
- the sbmA gene encoding peptide antibiotic transporter SbmA; this translates as MFKSFFPRPLLFFSSAALWSLMAILFWFGFAGSHLAHMMQFSPVALGPLPNNALCFIAPGELGFYSYYVLAALLFAGFWALFSPHPWQRWSVLGSTLIIFVTWFSVQVGVAINRWYEPFYDLVQRAMAHPNTVKIDTLYGQIGGFLSIALIAVVIDVLNLFFISHYVFRWRSAMNHYYMSHWSRLRGIEGAAQRVQEDTMRFASTLEDMGVSFINAVMTLIAFLPVLVALSVHVKTVPIIGSVPYALVIAAVAWSILGTGLLAVVGIKLPGLSFRNQRVEAAYRKELVYGEDDPQRAQPPTVKSLFYNVRINYFRLYFHYLYFNIVRIFYIQLDAVFSIFVLFPSIVSGAITLGLLTQITNVFDQVRGSFQYLINSWTTLVELMSIYKRLRSFEHTLDAMPEAESTV
- a CDS encoding dihydroxyacetone kinase subunit DhaK, which gives rise to MSQFFMNDKQQLVNEAIEGALLSTPFHNLSRLALGSDLRVVVRSDWDRSKVALISGGGSGHEPAHIGFVGKGMLTAAVCGDVFASPSVDAVLHAIINVTGEAGCLLIVKNYTGDRLNFGLAAEKAKRLGYRVEMVMVQDDIALPDNPQPRGIAGTALVHKIAGFAAEQGQSLADVAAVAQRAIASTASIGVAFSSCHIPGEARDDRVKPGTCELGMGIHGEPGASTLKTQNSVEVVAQMVQRLAAHTGDAPLALLINNLGGFSMLEMAVLTREVLHSPIGKRVRLLLGPATLVSALDMKGFSLSVLRLDDGLEKALLSPVEAAGWTVALTPSAQLEVPAKTLDRQQTFVPSANDNVAALLTTICQTLISLESELNNLDAKVGDGDTGSTFAAGAKSILKACEEKALPLDSTGSLLNVIGEKLATVMGGSSGVLMSIMFTAAGQRLEEGEPLPQALSYGLERMQHYGGAQVGQRTMIDALHPAFAALVQGQDLTAVADAARKGADSTSGMRSAGAGRASYLNAESLDGVKDPGACAVEKVFAALAGK